A single genomic interval of Mucilaginibacter boryungensis harbors:
- a CDS encoding SGNH/GDSL hydrolase family protein: MISLAANSQNRVTITNAGYNGNNVLDLLARLDKDVLAKKPQLVVLMIGTNDMLNLRNMLTVEEYKKNYQKLISLIKKHAKLMLMTIPPINVEYLNQRVDPKHYAPGGPQARVDSANAVVKELAIKNKCHLIDLNRILLACGGSTDDIGSLFQNVPNFNVNDGVHPVANGYRVIGTAVYQAISNTYPDVTNIVCFGDSITFGYKMHGEGTITGDPYPAVLSRMFNQ; the protein is encoded by the coding sequence ATGATAAGCTTAGCCGCCAATTCACAAAACCGGGTAACTATTACTAATGCGGGCTATAATGGCAATAACGTGCTTGACCTTTTAGCAAGGCTGGATAAGGACGTACTGGCTAAAAAGCCGCAATTAGTAGTGCTGATGATTGGCACAAACGATATGTTGAACTTACGTAACATGCTAACAGTGGAGGAGTATAAAAAGAATTATCAAAAATTGATCAGCCTGATAAAAAAACATGCTAAACTTATGCTGATGACGATACCGCCAATTAATGTTGAATACCTAAATCAGCGGGTCGATCCAAAGCATTACGCCCCTGGGGGGCCGCAGGCACGGGTTGATTCGGCTAATGCTGTAGTAAAAGAACTGGCCATAAAAAATAAATGCCATTTAATTGATCTGAACAGGATATTGCTGGCTTGCGGTGGTTCAACCGATGATATAGGGTCACTGTTCCAAAATGTGCCTAATTTTAATGTTAATGATGGGGTGCATCCCGTAGCTAATGGCTACCGTGTTATTGGTACAGCCGTGTATCAGGCCATTAGTAATACCTATCCGGATGTTACCAATATTGTATGCTTTGGCGATAGCATCACCTTTGGCTATAAAATGCATGGCGAAGGTACCATAACCGGCGATCCATATCCTGCTGTGCTTAGCAGGATGTTCAATCAATAA